Proteins from one Desulfocurvus vexinensis DSM 17965 genomic window:
- a CDS encoding ATP-binding protein, producing MGKLFGEYIRTRRETLLQGDPRFSIRKVADRIRVHHSYLSKIERGEPGALSEKKVVALACELGEDPDLLLAMNGRISETMSRTVTRHPALFRSIVENLRKHCAAHGDAAPDEEACTAMLVQVNTLLEGGPGCLVLHELRSPLAGIVSAAEAILAADALAREHEELLRCMMHTARRLVDDIDGSLALAMIEAGEYRHQPEPVDMLALVADVWAELRGLAQARGLGLRVELEGRPLAWDGGRPDPGGHRLLAAGSWRLCRSLLANLLRNALEAGPEGGAVTVRLAGGCGRCALEIHNQGLVPEAMRERFFERFATHGKPDGTGLGAYAARVMARAMGGDVTLGTPAGADAMDTQGAGPEQGTILTVSLPGHG from the coding sequence ACTCTTCGGTGAATACATTCGTACGCGGCGCGAGACGTTGCTCCAGGGCGACCCGCGGTTTTCCATCCGCAAGGTGGCGGACCGCATCCGGGTGCACCACTCGTATCTGAGCAAGATCGAGCGGGGTGAGCCGGGCGCCCTGTCCGAAAAAAAGGTCGTGGCCTTGGCCTGCGAGCTGGGCGAGGACCCTGACCTGCTGTTGGCCATGAACGGCAGGATTTCTGAGACCATGTCCCGGACGGTGACCCGCCATCCCGCGCTGTTCAGGAGCATCGTCGAGAACCTGCGCAAACACTGTGCGGCCCATGGCGATGCCGCGCCCGACGAGGAGGCCTGCACGGCCATGCTCGTGCAGGTCAACACCCTGCTGGAGGGCGGGCCGGGGTGCCTGGTGCTGCACGAGCTGCGCTCGCCCCTGGCAGGCATCGTCAGCGCCGCCGAGGCCATCCTGGCGGCGGACGCCCTGGCCCGGGAGCACGAGGAACTGCTGCGCTGCATGATGCACACGGCGCGCAGGCTCGTGGACGACATCGACGGCTCCCTGGCCCTGGCCATGATCGAGGCCGGGGAGTACCGCCATCAGCCCGAGCCCGTGGACATGCTGGCCCTTGTGGCCGACGTGTGGGCCGAGCTGCGCGGCCTTGCGCAGGCGCGGGGCTTGGGGCTGCGGGTGGAGCTGGAGGGCCGCCCCCTGGCCTGGGACGGCGGCCGGCCAGACCCGGGGGGCCACAGGCTGCTGGCCGCAGGGTCGTGGCGCCTGTGCCGGAGCCTGCTGGCCAATTTGCTGCGCAACGCCCTGGAGGCCGGGCCCGAGGGCGGGGCGGTCACGGTGCGCCTGGCGGGCGGCTGCGGGCGGTGCGCGCTGGAAATCCACAACCAGGGCCTGGTGCCCGAGGCGATGCGCGAGCGGTTCTTCGAGCGCTTCGCCACCCACGGCAAGCCGGACGGCACGGGCCTGGGGGCCTACGCGGCACGAGTCATGGCCCGGGCCATGGGCGGCGACGTGACCCTGGGCACGCCGGCCGGGGCGGACGCAATGGACACGCAGGGCGCGGGGCCGGAACAGGGCACGATTCTGACGGTAAGCCTGCCCGGCCACGGGTAG
- a CDS encoding bifunctional homocysteine S-methyltransferase/methylenetetrahydrofolate reductase, with the protein MSPSISLIDALAARTVLADGAMGSRLHEKGVAAGACFDALNLTRPELVAEVHAEYLAAGAEVIETNTFGANAFKLAGFALADKAREINLRGAALARAQAGARALVAGSMGPPGRMEQRPDPGALAAAYAAQAAALAEGGADLLLLETFADLETLLTALAAAKGACALPVIAQLVLPAQGGALAAPGAAAALRALAAAGADAAGFNCGAGPHKALELVRGLGPLPVPLTLFPNAGYPERAGDRLLYDSSPEYFAQALLECAGHGARLVGGCCGTGPAHIAALRRLLDAQGDPARAARATGPTFAAAQPQAAPADPGASPALPPSRLGQALGRRKLVLVELDPPRHLDTAPAMQAARALAQAGVDAITVAENPLAAPRLSGVALAGMIHRATGAQTVVHLTGRDRNLVGMQSTLMGLAAQGLTNVLAVTGDPPPQGTDDAVTGVFDLRSFELIALLARFNRGENHAGEPLRLRPNFTIGAAFNPNTRNPALQVQRARRKIDNGAQFLLTQPVYTREAAERCAELTAGLGVPVLLGVMPLVSARNAEFLHNEFPGISIPAAIRERMRRAGDQGAREGTDIAWELLEHAWGLFAGVYLIPPFNRHALALELTARLRAAGLWQPGD; encoded by the coding sequence ATGTCCCCAAGCATATCCCTGATCGACGCCCTGGCCGCGCGCACGGTGCTGGCCGACGGCGCCATGGGCTCGCGGCTGCACGAGAAGGGCGTGGCCGCCGGGGCCTGCTTCGACGCCCTGAACCTGACCCGGCCCGAGCTGGTGGCCGAGGTCCACGCCGAATACCTGGCCGCCGGGGCCGAGGTCATCGAGACCAACACCTTCGGGGCCAACGCCTTCAAGCTGGCGGGCTTCGCCCTGGCGGACAAGGCCCGGGAGATCAACCTGCGCGGCGCGGCCCTGGCCCGGGCCCAGGCGGGCGCCCGGGCCCTGGTGGCCGGGTCCATGGGCCCGCCCGGACGCATGGAGCAGCGCCCGGACCCCGGGGCCCTGGCCGCGGCCTATGCGGCCCAGGCCGCGGCCCTGGCCGAAGGCGGGGCCGACCTGCTGCTGCTGGAAACCTTCGCCGACCTGGAGACCCTGCTCACGGCCCTGGCCGCCGCCAAGGGCGCCTGCGCCCTGCCGGTCATCGCCCAGCTCGTGCTTCCGGCCCAGGGCGGGGCCCTGGCCGCGCCGGGGGCGGCGGCGGCCCTGCGCGCCCTGGCCGCCGCCGGAGCCGATGCGGCGGGCTTCAACTGCGGCGCCGGGCCGCACAAGGCCCTGGAGCTGGTGCGCGGGCTGGGGCCCCTGCCCGTGCCCCTGACCCTGTTCCCCAACGCGGGCTACCCCGAGCGCGCGGGCGACCGCCTGCTCTACGACAGCTCGCCGGAATATTTCGCCCAGGCCCTGCTGGAATGCGCGGGCCACGGGGCACGCCTTGTGGGCGGCTGCTGCGGCACGGGCCCCGCGCACATCGCGGCCCTGCGCCGCCTGCTGGACGCCCAGGGCGACCCCGCCCGCGCGGCGCGCGCCACCGGGCCCACCTTCGCCGCCGCCCAGCCCCAGGCCGCCCCGGCGGACCCCGGCGCCAGCCCCGCCCTGCCCCCCAGCCGCCTGGGTCAGGCCCTGGGGCGGCGCAAGCTGGTGCTGGTGGAGCTGGACCCGCCCCGGCACCTGGACACCGCCCCGGCCATGCAGGCCGCCCGCGCCCTGGCCCAGGCCGGGGTGGACGCCATCACCGTGGCCGAGAACCCGCTGGCCGCGCCGCGCCTGTCGGGCGTGGCCCTGGCGGGCATGATCCACCGCGCCACGGGCGCGCAGACGGTGGTCCACCTCACGGGGCGCGACCGCAACCTGGTGGGCATGCAGTCCACCCTCATGGGCCTGGCGGCCCAGGGGCTGACCAACGTTTTGGCCGTCACCGGCGACCCGCCGCCCCAGGGCACCGACGACGCCGTGACTGGCGTGTTCGACCTGCGCTCCTTCGAGCTGATCGCCCTGCTGGCGCGCTTCAACCGGGGCGAGAACCACGCCGGGGAGCCCCTGCGCCTGCGGCCCAACTTCACCATCGGCGCGGCCTTCAACCCCAACACGCGCAACCCGGCCCTGCAGGTGCAGCGCGCGCGGCGCAAGATCGACAACGGCGCGCAGTTCCTGCTGACCCAGCCGGTCTACACCCGCGAGGCCGCCGAGCGCTGCGCCGAGCTGACTGCCGGGCTCGGGGTGCCGGTGCTGCTGGGGGTCATGCCCCTGGTCAGCGCGCGCAACGCCGAGTTCCTGCACAACGAATTCCCGGGTATCTCCATCCCCGCAGCCATCCGCGAGCGCATGCGCCGCGCCGGGGACCAGGGCGCCCGCGAGGGCACGGACATCGCCTGGGAGCTGCTGGAACACGCCTGGGGGCTCTTCGCCGGGGTCTACCTCATCCCGCCCTTCAACCGCCACGCCCTGGCCCTGGAGCTGACCGCGCGCCTGCGCGCGGCGGGGCTGTGGCAGCCCGGGGACTGA
- a CDS encoding NAD-dependent epimerase/dehydratase family protein produces MDFYKGKAVLVTGGCGFIGSNLAIRLVRAGARVTIVDSMFEAYGGNLHNIAPVAHDVRLNISDVRDQVSLRHLVRDQEVIFNLAGQVSHIDSMLDPVTDLEINAKAQLGVLEACRHVNPAARVVLTSTRQIYGRPRYMPVDENHPLDPVDVNGINCIAGEWYHLLYHRVYGIPATVLRLTNTYGPRQLLRHNRQGFLGWFIRLVLEGREIQIFGDGAQRRDMNYVDDVVDAILLAGARDEAVGEVYNLAGDEPVSLKDLTERMIRIAGRGSYRLVPWPEEKKRIDIGDFYGDATKIGLALGWKPRVGIDQGLAATFDYYRDCLDKYVD; encoded by the coding sequence ATGGACTTCTACAAGGGCAAGGCGGTGCTCGTCACCGGCGGGTGCGGCTTCATCGGCTCCAACCTGGCCATCCGGCTGGTGCGCGCCGGGGCCCGGGTGACCATCGTCGATTCCATGTTCGAGGCCTACGGCGGCAACCTGCACAACATCGCCCCCGTGGCGCACGACGTGCGCCTGAACATCTCCGACGTGCGCGACCAGGTCTCCCTGCGCCACCTCGTGCGCGATCAGGAGGTCATCTTCAACCTCGCCGGGCAGGTCAGCCACATCGACTCCATGCTCGACCCGGTGACGGACCTGGAGATCAACGCCAAGGCCCAGCTCGGGGTGCTGGAGGCCTGCCGCCACGTCAACCCGGCCGCCCGCGTGGTGCTGACCAGCACCCGCCAGATCTACGGCCGCCCGCGCTACATGCCCGTGGACGAAAACCACCCCCTGGACCCCGTGGACGTGAACGGCATCAACTGCATCGCCGGGGAATGGTACCACCTGCTCTACCACCGCGTGTACGGCATTCCGGCCACGGTGCTGCGCCTGACCAACACCTACGGCCCGCGCCAGCTGCTGCGCCACAACCGCCAGGGCTTCCTGGGCTGGTTCATCCGCCTGGTGCTTGAGGGCCGCGAGATCCAGATCTTCGGCGACGGCGCCCAGCGCCGCGACATGAACTACGTGGACGACGTGGTGGACGCCATCCTGCTGGCTGGCGCGCGCGACGAGGCCGTGGGCGAGGTCTACAACCTCGCGGGCGACGAGCCCGTGAGCCTCAAGGACCTCACCGAGCGCATGATCCGCATCGCGGGCCGCGGCTCCTACCGGCTGGTGCCCTGGCCCGAAGAGAAAAAGCGCATCGACATCGGCGACTTCTACGGCGACGCCACCAAGATCGGCCTCGCCCTGGGCTGGAAGCCCCGGGTGGGCATCGACCAGGGCCTGGCCGCGACCTTCGACTACTACCGCGACTGCCTGGACAAGTACGTGGACTGA
- a CDS encoding uracil-xanthine permease family protein: MATSDYSFRLKDSLLGAQMLFVAFGALVLVPLLTGLDPNVALFTAGAGTLLFQAITRGKVPVFLASSFAFIAPIIYGVQTWGIPATMSGLAAAGLFYVALAALVKARGAGILHRVLPPVVTGPVIMVIGLILAKVAVFMAVGKTGDGSAELFPREIALTVALAALATTILASLLGKGFLRLVPILCGIAAGYAVSLAMGIVRFDAVGAAPWLAMPAFTLPELNWEAILFIVPVAIAPAIEHFGDVLAIGSVTGRDYVKDPGIHRTMLGDGLATTLASCLGGPPNTTYSEVTGAVALTRVFNPGVMTWAAITAIALAFVGKLGALLGTIPTPVMGGIMILLFGAITVVGINTLVRAGEDLMQPRNLAIVAVILVFGIGGMSFNIGEVTLAGIGLAGIVGVVLNLVLPMQRAAK, translated from the coding sequence ATGGCCACAAGCGACTATTCGTTCCGGCTCAAGGACAGCCTGCTTGGCGCGCAGATGCTCTTCGTGGCCTTCGGGGCCCTGGTGCTCGTGCCCCTGCTCACGGGGCTGGACCCCAACGTGGCCCTGTTCACCGCCGGGGCGGGCACCCTGCTCTTCCAGGCCATCACCCGGGGCAAGGTGCCGGTGTTCCTGGCCTCGTCCTTCGCCTTCATCGCGCCCATCATCTACGGCGTGCAGACCTGGGGCATCCCGGCGACCATGAGCGGGCTGGCGGCGGCGGGGCTGTTCTACGTTGCCCTGGCCGCGCTGGTGAAGGCGCGCGGCGCGGGCATCCTGCACCGCGTGCTGCCGCCGGTGGTCACCGGGCCGGTGATCATGGTCATCGGCCTCATCCTGGCCAAGGTCGCCGTGTTCATGGCCGTGGGCAAGACCGGCGACGGCTCGGCGGAGCTGTTCCCGCGCGAGATCGCGCTGACGGTGGCCCTGGCCGCCCTGGCGACGACCATCCTGGCGTCCCTGCTGGGCAAGGGCTTCCTGCGGCTGGTGCCCATCCTGTGCGGCATCGCGGCGGGCTACGCCGTGAGCCTGGCCATGGGCATCGTGCGTTTCGACGCCGTGGGCGCCGCCCCGTGGCTGGCCATGCCCGCCTTCACCCTGCCCGAGCTGAACTGGGAGGCCATCCTGTTCATCGTGCCCGTGGCCATCGCCCCGGCCATCGAGCACTTCGGCGACGTGCTGGCCATCGGCTCGGTCACCGGGCGCGACTACGTGAAGGACCCCGGCATCCACCGCACCATGCTGGGCGACGGGCTGGCCACGACCCTGGCCTCCTGCCTGGGCGGCCCGCCCAACACGACCTATTCCGAAGTCACCGGCGCCGTGGCCCTGACCCGGGTCTTCAACCCCGGCGTGATGACCTGGGCGGCCATCACGGCCATCGCCCTGGCCTTCGTGGGCAAGCTCGGCGCGCTGCTGGGCACCATCCCCACCCCGGTCATGGGCGGCATCATGATCCTGCTCTTCGGCGCCATCACCGTGGTGGGCATCAACACCCTGGTGCGCGCGGGCGAGGATCTCATGCAGCCGCGCAACCTGGCCATCGTGGCCGTGATCCTGGTCTTCGGCATCGGCGGCATGAGCTTCAACATCGGTGAAGTGACCCTGGCGGGCATCGGCCTGGCGGGCATCGTCGGCGTGGTGCTGAACCTGGTCCTGCCCATGCAGCGGGCCGCGAAGTAG
- the upp gene encoding uracil phosphoribosyltransferase produces the protein MPLHVVDHPLVRHKLGLLRQDGLSTKDFRQLANEVARLLTYEATKDLKTEKKTVKGWAGDVVVDNIEGKTLTVVPILRAGLGMLDGVLDMVPGAKTSVVGFYRNEETLKPVQYYVKLANQIDKRMALILDPMLATGGTLIATIDLLKKAGCKSIRGLFLVAAPEGLRRLEAAHPDVDVYTAAVDERLNEVGYILPGLGDAGDKIFGTK, from the coding sequence ATGCCCCTGCACGTCGTGGACCACCCGCTGGTTCGGCACAAGCTCGGCCTGCTGCGCCAGGACGGGCTGTCCACCAAGGACTTCCGCCAGCTCGCCAACGAGGTCGCCCGCCTGCTGACCTACGAGGCCACCAAGGACCTGAAGACCGAGAAGAAAACCGTCAAAGGCTGGGCGGGCGACGTGGTGGTGGACAACATCGAGGGCAAGACCCTGACCGTGGTGCCCATCCTGCGCGCCGGGCTGGGCATGCTCGACGGCGTGCTGGACATGGTGCCCGGCGCCAAGACCAGCGTGGTCGGCTTCTACCGCAACGAGGAAACTTTGAAACCCGTGCAGTACTACGTGAAGCTGGCCAACCAGATCGACAAGCGCATGGCGCTGATCCTGGACCCCATGCTGGCCACGGGCGGCACGCTCATCGCCACCATCGACCTGCTCAAGAAGGCCGGGTGCAAGTCCATCCGGGGGCTGTTCCTGGTGGCGGCGCCCGAGGGCCTGCGCCGCCTGGAAGCGGCCCACCCCGACGTGGACGTCTACACGGCGGCGGTGGACGAGCGCCTGAACGAGGTCGGCTACATCCTGCCCGGCCTGGGCGACGCGGGCGACAAGATCTTCGGCACCAAGTAG
- the cutA gene encoding divalent-cation tolerance protein CutA, with protein MDTGALIVYMTAADADEAARIGRLLVQRRLAACVNVLGSVRSIYSWQGTVHDEGETAFIAKTWADRLDELILAVRQAHSYDVPCIVALPLAGGSAPFLDWIREQTRPDTTA; from the coding sequence ATGGACACGGGAGCCCTCATCGTCTACATGACGGCGGCGGACGCCGACGAGGCCGCGCGCATCGGCCGCCTGCTGGTGCAGCGGCGCCTGGCGGCCTGCGTCAACGTCCTGGGGTCCGTCCGGTCCATCTATTCCTGGCAGGGCACCGTCCACGACGAGGGCGAGACGGCCTTCATCGCCAAGACCTGGGCCGACCGCCTGGACGAACTGATCCTGGCCGTGCGCCAGGCCCATTCCTACGACGTTCCCTGCATTGTGGCCCTGCCCCTGGCCGGAGGCAGCGCCCCGTTCCTGGACTGGATCCGCGAGCAGACCCGGCCCGACACGACCGCATAA
- a CDS encoding carbohydrate kinase family protein: protein MHILVSGSLAFDRIMSFPGRFADHILADKIHILNVCFVGNGLTERFGGTAGNIAYNLALLGEHPRILSAAGKDFDRYQERLTALGLDLSGVCRVPGELTANCHITTDQADNQITCFNPGAMGTRCGFDAAGVDPARALAIVSPGNLEDMVALPALYKGKGIPYIFDPGQNITALSGEAMAGCIDGAMALVSNDYELEMIMKATGRSLAELLGMAGSVITTLGEQGARIHAADGTVTEVPAVPVARVVDPTGAGDAFRAGLLKGLALGLALPEAARLGAVCAKWAVENLGTQEHAFTQDEFWAVYERHFGPAPAR, encoded by the coding sequence ATGCACATCCTCGTCTCCGGCTCCCTGGCCTTCGACCGCATCATGAGCTTTCCCGGCAGGTTCGCCGACCATATCCTGGCCGACAAAATCCACATCCTCAACGTCTGCTTCGTGGGCAACGGGCTGACCGAGCGCTTCGGCGGCACGGCGGGCAACATCGCCTACAACCTGGCCCTGCTCGGCGAGCACCCGCGCATCCTCTCCGCCGCAGGCAAGGACTTTGACCGCTACCAGGAGCGCCTGACGGCTCTGGGGCTGGACCTGTCGGGCGTCTGCCGCGTGCCCGGCGAACTGACGGCCAACTGCCACATCACCACCGACCAGGCCGACAACCAGATCACCTGCTTCAACCCCGGGGCCATGGGCACGCGCTGCGGCTTCGATGCCGCCGGGGTGGACCCGGCCCGCGCCCTGGCCATCGTCTCCCCGGGCAACCTCGAAGACATGGTGGCCCTGCCCGCGCTCTACAAGGGCAAGGGCATCCCCTACATCTTCGACCCCGGGCAGAACATCACCGCCCTGTCCGGCGAGGCCATGGCTGGGTGCATCGACGGGGCCATGGCCCTGGTCTCCAACGACTACGAGCTGGAGATGATCATGAAGGCCACGGGCCGGTCCCTGGCCGAGCTGCTGGGCATGGCCGGCAGCGTCATCACCACCCTGGGCGAGCAGGGCGCGCGCATCCACGCGGCGGACGGCACGGTCACCGAGGTGCCCGCCGTGCCGGTGGCCCGGGTGGTGGATCCCACGGGCGCGGGCGACGCCTTCCGCGCCGGGCTGCTCAAGGGCCTGGCCCTGGGGCTGGCCCTGCCCGAGGCCGCGCGCCTGGGCGCCGTGTGCGCCAAATGGGCCGTGGAGAACCTGGGCACCCAGGAGCACGCCTTCACCCAGGACGAGTTCTGGGCCGTGTACGAGCGCCACTTCGGCCCGGCCCCGGCGCGCTGA
- a CDS encoding phosphotransferase family protein — protein sequence MIELTRESVERYLGEALGGQVRVTALGAVGSLDEQGIKDFGYGRPVLVRWERAGKVGEAVFSLMRGDRYGHQDYWDRARVAIFQYETGARMERHARPLGMGYVNASGRLVPVRAAREFFIVNEMLPGSDYFLELERIGEHGLTEYDLELAREFGRWLARVHAVRQDDPDRYIRHVRNLIGDCECIYGIVDGYPHPYAAFPPERFKALERRLVDWRWKLRGYTHRLAEVHGDFHPWNVLVTRDDAGRFDFRVLDRSRGVWGEPAGDVATMTLNYALFGLLGGRPRLEGPFLELYTALWQSWLEATGDTQAMEVVAPFYVFRGLVVASPQWYPRHTPEVRAALLRFVENVLEDGRFNYMDFNHYLR from the coding sequence ATGATCGAGCTGACGCGCGAGAGCGTGGAACGCTACCTGGGCGAGGCCCTGGGCGGCCAGGTGCGGGTCACGGCCCTGGGCGCCGTGGGGTCGCTGGACGAGCAGGGCATCAAGGACTTCGGCTATGGCCGCCCGGTGCTGGTGCGCTGGGAGCGCGCGGGCAAGGTGGGCGAGGCCGTGTTCTCGCTCATGCGCGGTGACCGCTACGGCCACCAGGACTACTGGGACCGCGCCCGGGTGGCCATCTTCCAGTATGAGACCGGCGCGCGCATGGAACGCCACGCCCGGCCCCTGGGCATGGGCTACGTCAACGCCTCGGGGCGGCTGGTGCCCGTGCGCGCGGCCCGCGAGTTCTTCATCGTCAACGAGATGCTCCCGGGGTCGGACTATTTCCTGGAGCTGGAGCGCATCGGCGAGCACGGCCTGACGGAGTACGATCTGGAGCTGGCGCGCGAGTTCGGGCGCTGGCTGGCGCGGGTGCATGCCGTGCGCCAGGACGACCCCGACCGCTACATCCGCCACGTGCGCAACCTCATCGGCGACTGCGAGTGCATCTACGGCATCGTGGACGGCTACCCGCACCCCTACGCGGCCTTCCCGCCCGAACGCTTCAAGGCCCTGGAGAGGCGGCTGGTGGACTGGCGCTGGAAGCTGCGCGGCTACACCCACCGCCTGGCCGAGGTCCACGGCGACTTTCACCCCTGGAACGTGCTGGTGACGCGCGACGACGCGGGCCGCTTCGACTTCCGCGTGCTGGACCGCAGCCGCGGCGTGTGGGGCGAGCCCGCCGGGGACGTGGCGACCATGACCCTCAACTACGCGCTGTTCGGCCTGCTGGGCGGGCGGCCCCGGCTGGAAGGGCCGTTCCTGGAGCTGTATACCGCCCTGTGGCAGTCCTGGCTCGAAGCCACGGGCGACACCCAGGCCATGGAGGTGGTGGCGCCGTTCTATGTGTTCCGGGGGCTTGTGGTCGCCTCGCCGCAGTGGTACCCACGCCACACGCCCGAGGTCCGCGCCGCGCTTTTGCGCTTCGTGGAGAACGTGCTGGAGGACGGGAGGTTCAACTACATGGACTTCAACCACTACCTGCGGTGA
- a CDS encoding adenylyl-sulfate kinase — MSSGKPGGAGWAVWVVGLPGSGKSALARGLAQALADEGRDVVLLQMDARRKAYFPQPQYSAAEREEAYRLFAEEAAALAAAGRGVLMDGAAYRVAFREYARSLIARFAEVHVRCRLETAMAREARRPEGLVMAGLYAKALERRETGRQFPGLGEVVGVDVPFEEDPRAELAITNDDIPKDETRRRALTWLRGWLDGATGAEASP; from the coding sequence GTGAGCAGCGGCAAGCCCGGCGGGGCTGGCTGGGCCGTGTGGGTCGTGGGGCTGCCGGGGTCGGGCAAGTCGGCCCTGGCGCGCGGGCTGGCCCAGGCCCTGGCCGACGAGGGCCGCGACGTGGTGCTGCTGCAGATGGACGCCCGGCGCAAGGCCTATTTCCCGCAGCCGCAGTACAGCGCCGCCGAGCGCGAAGAGGCCTACCGCCTGTTCGCCGAGGAGGCCGCCGCCCTGGCCGCCGCCGGGCGCGGGGTGCTCATGGACGGCGCGGCGTATCGCGTGGCCTTCCGGGAGTACGCCCGGTCGCTCATCGCGCGCTTCGCCGAGGTCCATGTGCGCTGCCGGCTGGAAACGGCCATGGCCCGCGAGGCGCGGCGGCCCGAGGGGCTGGTCATGGCCGGGCTGTACGCCAAGGCCCTGGAGCGCCGCGAGACGGGGCGCCAGTTCCCGGGCCTGGGCGAGGTCGTCGGCGTGGACGTGCCCTTCGAGGAAGACCCGCGCGCCGAGCTGGCCATCACCAACGATGACATCCCCAAGGATGAAACCCGCCGCCGCGCGCTGACCTGGCTGCGCGGCTGGCTGGACGGCGCCACGGGCGCCGAAGCGAGCCCATGA
- a CDS encoding MiaB/RimO family radical SAM methylthiotransferase, whose product MNPENKTFHILTFGCQMNAHDSDWLGRALGAHGWTRAPEDRARVVLVNTCSVREKPERKVYDLLGRLSRLGADVPGRFFAVGGCVAQQVGRGFFERYPLVRLVFGTDQTARVPRALDALASGAEPGPLALLDFESAFLPRALHLPALAGEPGAGGEQGAVQPETGDAALARPGQAFVSIMQGCDNFCAYCIVPYVRGRQKSRPAADVLAEVRALALRGVREMTLLGQNVNSYGLDRHGDGTGFAALLRQVCAVDGVTRVRFTTSHPKDLAPEVVEAFGTLPQLCPALHLPLQAGSDRVLAAMGRGYDMRRYLDLVAALRAARPGIALTTDLMVGFPGETEDDFRQTLEAMRAVGYESSFSFAYSDRPGTRSVDMAHKIAQAEKLDRLARLQALQEELTARALAARVGERAVVLLEAESRRQDGRGPVAWRGRDEGGRVVNVPLGGGSGRAGRLLDVKVVQAKKHSLRGEAVGEPW is encoded by the coding sequence ATGAATCCGGAAAACAAGACCTTTCATATCCTGACCTTCGGCTGCCAGATGAACGCCCACGACTCGGACTGGCTGGGCCGCGCCCTGGGCGCCCACGGCTGGACCCGCGCCCCCGAGGACCGCGCGCGGGTGGTGCTGGTCAACACCTGCTCGGTGCGCGAGAAGCCCGAGCGCAAGGTGTACGACCTGCTGGGCCGCCTGTCGCGCCTGGGGGCCGACGTGCCGGGGCGGTTTTTCGCTGTGGGCGGCTGCGTGGCCCAGCAGGTGGGGCGCGGGTTTTTCGAGCGCTACCCCCTGGTGCGCCTGGTTTTCGGCACGGACCAGACCGCGCGCGTGCCCCGCGCCCTGGACGCCCTGGCCTCGGGCGCCGAGCCCGGGCCCCTGGCCCTGCTGGACTTCGAGTCCGCCTTCCTGCCCCGGGCTCTGCACCTGCCCGCGCTGGCCGGGGAGCCCGGAGCCGGGGGGGAGCAGGGAGCCGTGCAGCCCGAAACCGGAGACGCGGCCCTGGCCCGGCCCGGGCAGGCCTTCGTGAGCATCATGCAGGGCTGCGACAACTTCTGCGCCTACTGCATCGTGCCCTACGTGCGCGGGCGGCAGAAGTCGCGCCCGGCGGCGGACGTGCTGGCCGAGGTCCGCGCCCTGGCCCTGCGCGGGGTGCGCGAGATGACGCTGCTGGGGCAGAACGTCAACAGCTACGGGCTGGACCGCCACGGCGACGGCACGGGCTTCGCCGCGCTGCTGCGCCAGGTCTGCGCCGTGGACGGCGTGACCCGGGTGCGCTTCACAACTTCGCACCCCAAGGACCTGGCCCCGGAGGTCGTCGAGGCCTTCGGAACCCTGCCGCAGCTCTGCCCCGCGCTGCATTTGCCCCTTCAGGCCGGTTCGGATAGGGTACTTGCTGCCATGGGGCGCGGCTACGACATGCGCCGCTACCTGGACCTGGTGGCGGCCCTGCGCGCCGCCCGGCCCGGCATCGCCCTGACCACCGACCTCATGGTCGGCTTCCCGGGCGAAACCGAGGACGATTTCCGGCAGACCCTGGAAGCCATGCGCGCCGTGGGCTACGAGTCGAGCTTCTCCTTCGCGTACTCCGACCGGCCCGGCACGCGCTCGGTGGACATGGCGCACAAGATCGCCCAGGCCGAGAAGCTGGACCGCCTGGCGCGGCTCCAGGCGCTTCAGGAGGAACTGACGGCCCGGGCCCTGGCCGCCCGGGTGGGCGAGCGCGCGGTGGTGCTGCTCGAAGCCGAGAGCCGCCGCCAGGACGGGCGCGGCCCCGTGGCCTGGCGCGGGCGCGACGAGGGCGGGCGCGTGGTCAACGTGCCCCTGGGGGGCGGCTCCGGCCGCGCCGGAAGGCTCCTGGACGTGAAGGTCGTGCAGGCCAAGAAGCATTCCCTGCGGGGAGAGGCGGTGGGAGAGCCATGGTAG